A genomic stretch from Setaria viridis chromosome 1, Setaria_viridis_v4.0, whole genome shotgun sequence includes:
- the LOC117843969 gene encoding probable carbohydrate esterase At4g34215 gives MARLQPALPFLLLLLLIAGAAAGRAGGGRTLVFILAGQSNMSGRGGATSGVWDGVVPPECAPSPRILRLSPALRWEEAHEPLHADIDVGNVLGVGTGMPFAHAVLAAGKGAEATVGLVPCAQGGTPLANWTRGTELYERMVTRARAAMAGCNGGGELAAILWYQGETDAMKREDAELYQGRMEALVRDVRRDLGRPDLLVIQVGIATAQYNGKFLGRVREAQKAVTATVPNVKYVDAMGLPIASDKTHLTTEAQVQLGNMLAKSYLETL, from the coding sequence ATGGCGAGGCTCCAGCCAGCACtgcccttcctcctcctgctcctcctcatcgccggcgccgcggcggggcgcgccggcggcggccggacgcTGGTCTTCATCCTGGCGGGGCAGTCCAACAtgagcggccgcggcggcgccaccagcGGCGTCTGGGACGGCGTCGTGCCGCCCGAGtgcgcgccctcgccgcgcaTCCTCCGCCTCTCCCCCGCGCTCCGCTGGGAGGAGGCGCACGAGCCACTGCACGCCGACATCGACGTTGGCAACGTCCTCGGCGTCGGGACTGGCATGCCCTTCGCCcacgccgtgctcgccgccggcaagggCGCGGAGGCCACCGTGGGGCTCGTCCCCTGCGCGCAGGGCGGCACGCCCCTCGCCAACTGGACGCGGGGCACGGAGCTGTACGAGCGGATGGTGACGCGCGCCagggcggccatggccggcTGCAACGGAGGCGGCGAGCTGGCCGCCATTCTATGGTACCAGGGGGAGACCGACGCCATGAAGCGGGAGGACGCCGAGCTCTACCAGGGGCGCATGGAGGCGCTCGTGCGCGACGTCCGCCGCGACCTCGGCCGGCCGGATCTCCTCGTCATCCAGGTCGGGATTGCGACTGCGCAGTACAACGGCAAGTTCCTCGGCCGTGTGAGGGAAGCTCAGAAGGCAGTCACGGCCACGGTCCCGAATGTCAAGTACGTCGACGCCATGGGGTTGCCCATTGCGAGCGATAAGACGCATCTTACCACTGAAGCTCAGGTCCAGCTCGGGAACATGCTAGCCAAGTCGTATCTAGAAACGCTGTAA
- the LOC117860469 gene encoding uncharacterized protein, which produces MSAAAAVGGFPKWVLLEPYVFRRDDDESFPDESEAPIRASGTTSWGADFRIAFSLEEPPHISRLYAQLPGFPGPHEEEPLIMLATHRHLALLVVATTITTTNTTIITPRPSKALVQNFFIFRANENNPSSSSLRLLPPCTEPKFDYCCSDHRLSRRPSNVTPTPRLLNMISLGLWCGDKEEFVVAELTLYVPTIDRSQTKAFADICLLRSSSTDDQLGSKWDSWRVTIMSPHNPSADDLLELSRWQTTAVIPFKKWLCWIDYNRGILFCDVSDKVRAPTVSFLWFPEDKSPLTRARKATSGTIGGVSVIDHGRLLKFVNVARHDGRAYGALQPGTGFTITCHTLVLGGSMAWKEDYTVTSDDLPDRYRRGIPIHPQVDIDWPHVVHFLFIEFGKAYEKMSVLSIDMSTKTVKSFYLYVDGNEILHDDKECLQPDDDIDFIRSTSLYPTPLPFLPCEFPTFCYLSRKRKDME; this is translated from the exons atgtccgccgccgccgcggtcgggGGGTTCCCCAAGTGGGTGCTTCTGGAGCCCTACGTCTTCCGCAGGGACGACGATGAGTCCTTCCCCGACGAGTCCGAGGCGCCCATCAGGGCGTCCGGAACCACCTCCTGGGGCGCCGACTTCCGCATCGCCTTCTCCCTCGAGGAGCCCCCGCACATCTCCCGCCTCTACGCGCAGCTGCCGGGCTTTCCGGGTCCCCACGAGGAGGAGCCCTTAATCATGCTGGCGACCCACCGCCATCTTGCCCTGCTCGTCGtcgccaccaccatcaccaccacaaaCACCACCATCATCACCCCGAGGCCTTCTAAAGCTTTAGTTCAGAACTTCTTCATCTTCAGAGCCAACGAGAACAACCCTTCCTCATCCTCTCTTAGATTGCTCCCCCCTTGTACCGAGCCCAAGTTTGATTATTGCTGCAGCGATCACCGCCTAAGTCGTCGACCTTCCAATGTTACTCCTACTCCCCGCCTGCTGAATATGATATCCTTGGGCCTATGGTGCGGAGACAAAGAGGAGTTCGTGGTGGCAGAGCTCACTCTTTACGTACCCACCATTGACCGCAGCCAGACTAAGGCCTTCGCTGACATCTGCTTGCTGCGCTCCTCCTCCACTGACGATCAGCTTGGCAGCAAATGGGACTCCTGGCGTGTGACAATCATGTCCCCTCACAACCCCTCTGCTGATGATCTCTTGGAACTCTCCCGCTGGCAGACCACCGCCGTCATCCCCTTCAAAAAATGGCTGTGCTGGATCGACTACAACCGAGGCATACTCTTCTGCGACGTGTCCGATAAAGTGCGCGCCCCTACTGTCTCCTTCCTCTGGTTCCCTGAGGACAAGTCCCCTCTTACCAGAGCCCGCAAAGCCACATCCGGCACCATCGGTGGCGTGTCCGTCATCGACCACGGCCGTTTGCTCAAGTTCGTCAATGTCGCCCGCCATGATGGCCGTGCCTATGGAGCGCTCCAACCCGGCACTGGCTTCACCATCACCTGCCACACCCTCGTGTTAGGCGGCAGCATGGCGTGGAAGGAGGACTACACTGTCACCTCTGATGACCTCCCTGACCGCTACCGACGCGGCATCCCCATTCACCCTCAAGTCGACATTGACTGGCCACATGTAGTGCACTTCCTTTTCATTGAGTTTGGAAAAGCCTACGAGAAGATGTCGGTGCTCTCCATAGACATGAGCACAAAGACCGTGAAGTCATTTTATCTGTATGTGGATGGGAATGAGATCCTTCATGATGACAAAGAGTGCCTTCAACCTGATGACGACATTGACTTCATCAGATCAACGTCCTTGTATCCCACTCCCTTGCCCTTCCTCCCTTGTGAGTTCCCCACGTTCTGCTATTTATCAAG GAAGAGGAAGGATATGGAATGA